The Octopus bimaculoides isolate UCB-OBI-ISO-001 chromosome 16, ASM119413v2, whole genome shotgun sequence genome window below encodes:
- the LOC106882538 gene encoding uncharacterized protein LOC106882538 — MSPVLNELPKSVIKCINAIKANAICERFLKQFCENADYDIFEKLNMLNKQLQGSNTTLVDAKTKTFGFVTFIEYQEELSEMQNNESVKTLFNIKGVMSWLCDETETKYPNSANFARKLLLPFPSSYLVECDLSATAAIFGQCRVRF; from the exons ATGTCTCCTGTTCTCAATGAGTTACCAAAATCAGTTATAAAATGTATCAATGCTATCAAAGCTAATGCCATATGTGAGCGTTTTCTCAAGCAGTTTTGTGAAAATGCAGACTATG ATATCTTTGAAAAACTGAATATGTTAAATAAGCAACTTCAAGGATCAAATACTACTCTTGTTGATGCAAAGACGAAGACATTTGGCTTTGTTACATTCATTGAG TACCAAGAAGAACTCTCAGAAATGCAAAATAATGAGTCAGTTAAAACTTTATTCAATATAAAAGGAGTGATGTCATGGCTTTGTGATGAAACAGAAACCAAATACCCAAATTCAGCCAACTTCGCAAGAAAATTGTTGTTACCGTTCCCATCTTCATATCTAGTCGAATGTGACTTAAGTGCT